The following DNA comes from Malania oleifera isolate guangnan ecotype guangnan chromosome 12, ASM2987363v1, whole genome shotgun sequence.
aatcaattctctctctctctctctctctctctctctctctctctctctctctaaggctATGGCtgccaccccttctctcttcgattttgtgCCCAGTTTAAGCCCGAATTAGTTAAAAAAAAACACCATCTCGGGATCCTGGCAATGATTCTATGCCATTTGATTGGAGCAATTTTGTGTTTTGGGGTTTCCAGGCACCACTACAAAGTTTAGGTGAGGATGATAACTGTGTTATCTACTTAgtatttaactgattaaattgagTGTATGGGTGTAAGGCTGTTTAAATGATTGTAATtttagggttgagttgattgaactggggaaaaTGATTTATGGGCTTTGAGCTCCCAATGCCGCAAGCGTGGCTTTAGAGATCTTAGCAGGTGCCCTCTCAGTGagtaggtaaagggaataaattttaacagatatttttgaaaaattaactagttagcttaaagtatgtgaaattgagaatactgtatatggttttggaaaactatgatatggatattttccttatgattattatattatgattatcggtctaaaattgtgtggcatgaagaacatgaaataatagttttatactgagaatgtgattgatactgaaatatatgatttgCACTGGGAAATGATGTTATGAGAAACACatatatgattttattcagtaacgaagttatgagatatacagttatatttttatacagatatgataatatgagatatactgatatgttttatacagatatgaagatataagaaatacaaatatgttttacacAGAAGTGATGATATATATGATACacatatatgttttatagaaatgatgaaataagacatacatatatgttttacgcaaaaatgatgaaatgtgatatacatatatgttttatatagaaatgtcgATATGTGATATATACAGACATGTTTTATATAGATACGATGATATGAAATATACACAAATATGTGTTATACAGATGTGATGAAATGAAATGTATACAAATATAACGAGAATTATACAGAAACGATGagaattatatagaaatgatgagaattatacagacatgatgagatatacagacatgatgaaatatgagTACAGAAATATGggaatgagaaccctaatggaccagagaTATACAGAGAACACGGTATCATTGCtagcatatgtgttagtgcaaccacacatcttaaatAGACTGTGGCAGAGACAGACGATTGCGCAtgtgaagagtagagttacccccaAGGATTCAGGCCAGGATtgagtaggccaatcgtactacaaatgcGTACAATTTTGATCTAACCTACttggccaaccacggttaggtcccaccttcgggctgcataacccggtCATGTgaggtgaatacatgacgatgtgacaTGAATTTCCTCAGGATGGTTCCTCGCTACAGACACGATAATTATGTTACAGATATGATAAACAATCATGAGCTACAGACGCATAGTgttatatactggtggatgctcatgTGTTAGAACATGTTTGTGAAAGGTGAAATGAAAAATGTTCatccatgagttacaaacgcatAGTATTATATACTAATGGATCCTTATAAGTTAGAATATAAATAtgagaaataaaatgaaaaatgaacaatTATGAGTTACAGACCCATTGTgttatatgctggtggatactcatgagctagaacttgaataagagaaatgaaagcttacgaaaatatgtttatatatatatgattatgagtacatatttgtatgtttttctcagttgatatagttatttaaatgaatgtattatgatatatcaaaactcatgttgccacacactattaataatttattccatcttactgagagatgtctcacccagaatttaaacatttcaggaaatccagttaGAAAAGCGAAGCAAACTCCGAGGTAGAGGACATCtagtaccctagtattcagggtaagtgATTTCGAGTCGAGGATATGTTCAGTATAACCCCTAGAGTATTCTATGGATTTTTgaggatgtatatgtatatatgtggaggTTATAGGACTTTGATATTGTATATGGGACTCAGACACTTTATGTATTCCACTACAAGGATAGTGTGTATTTATGaacagatatatccctggtatTCCACTATGGACCGGATTGATATTGTTATCATGGTATCAtagatatttgatagatgattgattattgttgtttattgtattgaaaaaaaaaatgatagaaaaaaaaaatggtaggaaaATGTGGGCTTGACAAGTTGGGTATTGATCCTCAGGGACTCAGGTGCAGTTATTCAccacttccaatctagtttactacagctttgtgtaaaagaaagtaaaaattataaatttttaaaaggtTTTTCTAACAATCTACTAAAAGCATGTAAATTCTATATTAGCACTACTTCTACAAAGAGAATCTACGATCATGAATCACAGGTGGACTGTCGTTTGGCGCACGTTATATTCGGTTAACTATCCGTCTTAGGCTAACGGCTACGTGGACCATTCGAGGGCATAGAGTAGAGAAGGTACACCAATCGTCCGGAGCACGATCAGGAGCCAGGGTATATTCTATCTCAACCATCACGCATCCACCCTAAACATGAACCGTAGCCTAATCCATATAGATGAATGAATCCCTAACTAGGCTATCCTATCCCCAAGGGTATCATCACTATCAAAGATTTAAACTTGCATGGAAATTAAATGAAAGCAggtaaaggaaagcatgtaaagatgGCTTCAATTGCAAACTCATTAGTCTGTCACTAACAATCAAGCATACAAATAAAAATCCTAATCTACTTGGCAACACAAAGAATGAGAAGGTTGTCATGAGCCTTTACGAAACCAAGCATGAACCAGAACAAGAATGTAAATCAAAAGTAGTAAATCTACTCTATATTTGGTTCTCAATGGCtttctaggtctgtcactaacccaaaagaggccaaagaggaaccctaaccACATAGACGGAACTtagttttatacccaaaagggtttacaaggtttgaaattcaaaataggaaagttctgcCAAAATCTCACACAGAAGATCATCACTGTCTACCAAGTCACACCCATGCTTTCCACTGGTCGCGTCCTAGTCGAGGCTCACTAGAAAATTAGGGATTCAAACTTCAGCATCCTCGACCTAGTCGTGCTAGTAGGTCTTGCTGGTGGAAACTTGTAGGATCTTAATCCCCTGTTCAGCTCAGGAACTCGACTTGAtcacccctcaaggtctcttTGTCAAACACTTGGTCGAGATTCTTGGTATTTCCCGTCTTAGTAGGCTTCAGTATCTCGACTTGGTTGCCCCATAGGatcacttggtcaaaccttgcaacGTTTCTTCTTCAGTATAAACACTTGAGTCTGCAGCTTGTGACATGGTCGCCCCTTGTGTTAGCTGGTTGTCCCACATGGTCAAACATGGTCTTTTCTCCTTTGATGTGTTGAGGCTCTGGGGCTTGGTTGAGCATATGATTTGACCTTTGAGCTTTCCAATTACTCCCCTGGCTTCTCGAATTGCTTAATTCCttgattttaacatatttttccttgaaacatgaacaaaccttgcataactctgaattatgataacaaagggtaattacaatataaatgaaaacaaaacaaaggtaaatgaggacctaaaatagtgcattttagggactcatcaaccAAAAATCTTGGTGGTTCAATGAAGTAATCGATGTTGCACAAAGATTAGAAATCTTGGCGCTTCGCTTCACGTCGTgttctcattttatttttttttgggatttctaaaaataaaaaaataggaaTTGCACAAAACCGTAGGGATTTCACAAATGAATGTTCAGATTGCATATGCCTTGTTCTTGTGAAATTCTTCTTCAATGTTTGACTTTTTGTGCAATGATCTCCAACCGTATTTCGATCAACATCATTCCCAAACCTTGCATAATGGAAAATGTCGTGCATAAATTGCCTTGTATGGGATGCTCTACAGAATGAGTGATTTATTGGCTTTTGTTCTCTAGAAAAACCcaaagcctctctctctctctctctctctctctctctctcttctaataCCCCATTTGGAATAGAGTCTCTACAAAGCTCCAATAAGGTCGACATTTCATATAGTGaacattttattttcttcttcttcctcataTGGGTCATTTTCTGCCCATCTCTCTTTTTATTTCATGGTGGGAATACAATGGGATTGGGATTGGACATGGACCCATTAACAAATTGGATGAGGAAACTCAAACCCAAACCCACCTAAAATTCCCCAAAAATGAGAATTATTGTTATAAGTAATATTGTTTTGGGGTTTCTTTGTTGGAGCTaagtttttatatattttttattttctaaaaaatgtgTTTGTAACCTATGCTCGATGATTGTAGGATCGATTCCGAGCATATCATCAATTGACTAGGCGAAGATATCTATATACTCGCCCAATAATATCACAACTTTTGTTTTCAATGAATCTAAAAATTGGGTCACGATCTAGATGCACTTTTCCTAGTTATCTTTCTCTATTGGAATACAAACTAGCTTCTCATCTAGTGTTTAGATCATAGAGTACTTACCTCACCTCCAAGTCTTCTATGGTCAGCGTGGGGCTTCGACCTTCCCATCAGACACTACTTCTATTTGATTAGCCTCTAGATCATGTTCTCCATGATCCTTTTTCTAGTACAGGATCATATTAAACATATCTCCCACCATTTTCTAAAAAGCTAGAAATTCATTAAGTGGTACATTAGGGTTTTCTATAGGTGTAAAATGAATTGACTGGGGTGACTGGTTTCCCAGGGTAGGTTCTGACTTTGACTTATGCAATACAACCATGGTCAAGGATGAAAAACCTCCCAAGAGTTCCTATAGACGGCGCCAACTATTGCTGTAAAAAATCAAATGGCTTTTGTAAATTGTCTTTCGACCGCAACCACCTGAAAAAAATCAAAAGTAGATGGCTTGGAGAACCTAGGGTGTACTCTAGGGAACACTTTGATGCTAAGTTAGGACCGTGGGAGGCTTCAGGTTGCAATAGTACTAGAAAAGTGAGTAACAATGAAATGCGTACCTCCTCTTGGAGtacctttttatagtggtggaggttgtGTCTCTTTCAATATAGCATTTATGGACACATTATTGCGTTTATAGGGGCTATAGATAATTTAAGGGCATTTATGTGGGGGCTTTTAATAGCGATTTTATAATCGTTTCCCCCCATTAATGTGCGTATTAACTTTAGTATGTTGGCTATGCATGGGCGTTAATGATTGTTTCATAACCACATCTGCTCATGAATGAGCCTATTAATTTTGAGTATATTAGATCCTATTCTTAAGAATAGGTATTTCATTAACAAAATGTAACCTAAGTTTTTTAGGGAAGTTATTAAGTACCCAAACTTTACTTAGGTATTTCAATCATAACTAGGCCTGGCAAAACAGGTTATGACCCACCCGGTTAAGAGAGGGCTCGGGTACATGAAAATCAACCGTTTATAAACGAGTCAATCCATGACCCacctgtttataaacgggtcaagcCGCTGGGTGACCCATTTATTTGTCTTATAAATTACCCACTAACCGGTAACCCAGCCCACCCTACTAACTATTGTGCTAAGAGATCAAATCAAACATACAAACCTAATCTTCTTATCCTATTCCTTGGCGTCCCGACCTTGGCTACCTCCTACTGGTGCGCTGCTGTGATCCACTCCCTGAGCGGTCGAGCTCGAGTCCTCGTCTAATCGTCTCCACCACAATTCCACAAGcgttgccccccccccccccaagctcCACAGACCACACTCTCCACAAATTCAATCCAAACGAGGGATCAAACTCGATTATCGTTGCGAACGCAGCGGACGTCAGCCATTTCGGCCACTTCTAGAGGTCCAGCGTCAAGGAGTTCATCGTCTTCGTTGGTCGTACCGTCGCCAAGCGAATGCCTCCCAGCCAGTGCCAATTCATCTAGCAAGACCAGCATGAAGGTTTAACTCCCTTCTGCCTCTTCTTCTCTTTTTCCTCCTTCAGATTTCAACCGAGAGATAATATTTGAGAGATCTCTCCTCCTTCAACGAgagataatttaattttttgctttAAAATTATAAGAAAGATGAGAGATGAGAGTTGTTAGATGAGCTTTGATAGGCCTGGCAAAACGCGTCataacccgtcgggtcacccggacCCACCCGTTTAAAACGGGTTCGGATTCAAAGAAGTAGACCcgtttaataattgggcgggtcacgggttgacccgtttataaacgggttaacaGGGTTCGGGCGAGTCACCCGCCGGGTGACCAGTTAATTTGGATCTTTTTTATCATATGCATTCGTGATTTCGTTAACTCACTCTGTCCAACCCGGCAACCCTAACAAAAAACCCTATTTTCTTCTAGCCTTCAGGCTTCACTCGCTCTCCTCTGGCGGCCTTCGGTGCTTCACTCTCCTCTGGATTTTAGCCTTCGCTGCTTCGCTCTCCTTTGACTCCCAGCCTCTCAGCTTTCAGCCTCTCACTCTCTCAGCCTCTCATCTCGGTCCTCTCCTCTCGATTCTAGTAGCCCAGTCGGGCGCCATCGCCGTTGCCCACACCGCACGCCATCGCCGTCACCTACGCTGCACGCCGTCGCCGTCACCCACGCTGCACGCTGTCGCTGTCGCCCACGCTACACGCCGTCGCCGTTACCCACGCCGCACGCCATCACCGTTGCCCACACCACACGCCATCACTGTTGCCCACGCCGCACACTGTCTGCCTATCCAGCCCGTccccctccctctcactctcaGCCTTCTTAGTTCCTAAGTCCCAATCAGCTCAGACCTCAGTGAGCTCACGATCTCAATTCTCCCTCTCACTCTGAGTTCCGCGTGACGACACCAATGGTCAATCTCCCTCTCTCAATTCTCTCAGGCAATCAGACCCTAAATCTGCAATTCTGCATCTTTCTTTTCatatttcatcttttttttttttttagattcaataaataaaataagtatttttaaaaataaaaaataaaatttaaaattaaaatatataattatttattaaacggTTGACCCGTGACCCGTCCGTTTATTAAACGAGCGGGTCAGGGTTGGCATATGTATGATCCATTTAACATTAACCCATTTATGACCCAGCCCGTTTATGACCCGACCCGTTGACGACCCGCCTGAACCCGGCCCGCCCACCCGTTTTGCTTCCCCTAagctttgataattttattttattaatgctAAACGGTAACCTGTGACCCATCCATTTAATAAACGGACTGGTTAAAGTTTATAGGGTTGTGATCGATTTAAACCATTTACAATTTGACCCGTTTATGTTTGCAATCTGTCCAAACCCAATCCGTTTTGTCAACCCTAATCATAACTTATGTTCACTCAATCTACTTGGTATATAAaattcttaattatatattatgtttGGGAGACATTTCTACTTTGGATTTGCATGGATTGAACaagatataatacaaaattatattaaattttgtttgaATCTATCCAAATCTACCCAATGTATGAACTCTATGTTTCCAAACACAGTATAAGAATAAAAGCACAATTTAGTTAAATGTAGGGACTTATATTGTAATTTgttcaaaataaaatatagatTTGATTgagataaaaataattatattgttaGGTTTACTTATCACGAGATtgtagaaaattaaaattgacGTGTGTGAGTTTTCCATGTAGATGTTGCTAGGTCTAAAACTCTTTTCAAAAAAACAATTGCAAACAGCTacctaaaaaattattatattttacacaaaACTTCCTGTGACAGCGTTTTTAAAAACAAGCAACAGAAAACACCAAGACTGGCATCATTATTCATTAGTTTAGTTCTCAAAATAAAAGCTATAATATTTACCTATAACTTTCCTTTTGGTTcaactatatttatttattttttaatattatttttatacgTAGTGGCTGTCTCCATCAAATACCAAACACTCAACAACTccaaattttgcaatgaaaaaagACAAACAATACAAAATTGCTTTCATTTCCAGCAAAAGCAGAGACTTCTGAATTCAATGAATTCACTGGTGCGGTTCATGTCCAGGGGCGGCGGCGGCGCATTCAAATAAAAAgggattttcttcttttttttttccccgtcAAATGAACAGTTTTCAAACTCAATGTACACCGTCTGATCCTTTGCACAGCTCTAGCTTTTAAGTAACAAGTAGAATCGCCCACCTTGTACCCGCACGCACTGGGAGAGTGATATTGCTAGTGACAGGTGGACATGGGAAAGCAAACAACGACGAAGACGACGCTGGGGACATCTCTGGCGGTGCCATGCGTGCAGGAGCTGGCAAAGGAGAAACCGGAGACGGTGCCGGCAAGGTATCTACGTCCGGAACAAGACCCTCCCTTCGTGTCCAACGCTTTCCCCCTGCCCGAAATCCCCGTCGTTGACATGCATAACCTACTTTCCGGCGACGAAGAACAGACCCTGGATTCTGAGCTGCAGAAGATGCACCGCGCGTGCAAGGAGTGGGGTTTCTTCCAGGTAGCATGCATCTCTATATATGATCAAAAtctatttaattactttaattattCACACTTCAAATTCCCAAACTTGTTTACCAGTTAAAAGAGAGATTATGCATGTCTCCAAGAACAATCAGTGGCTAGAGTATGCAAATTTTATGTCATAAGTTCCGAAGTAGATGATGGGTATCTGAAATCAAACATGATCAATAACGTAGAACTTACATTATGATTGCGTCTTGAAAtgaactcaaaaaaataaaatggagaggctctctctctctctctctgtatatatatatatatatatatatatatatatatatagacacacacacacacacatacatgagATGAATTATTGAACCCCTTTAATAAGATTTGGGATTCGTGATGCTAATCCCAGCTTTCATGTATGTGAAGGTGATAAATCATGGGGTGGAGTGGGGTTTGGTGGAGAAAGTGAAGGCAGAGATTGAAGAGTTCTTCAAGCTGCCaatggaggagaagaagaagtaTTGGCAGCAGGCAGGAGAGATGGAGGGGTTTGGTCAAGCATTTGTGGTATCAGAGGAGCAGAAGCTTGACTGGGCTGACATATTTTACATGATCACCCTTCCACATCACTACAGGAAGCCCCACTTGTTCCCCAATCTTCCCCTCCCGttcaggttctctctctctctctctctctctctctctcaattaaaTTTGACTTTGTTTTGATATAATAACAAAGAAAATGACATTTAtcactaatatttttatttaactaATATATTTTTAAACTCCAAGACTTTTTGGAAACTTAATTAGAATAATGATTGGatccatccatttttttttcacttaaatactaaaatataatctGAAAAGTTAAATTTAACCTAAACttgaattctaatattttaataaatttaattgatatttttatttttaaaacaatggtatgtgaattttttaaatattgaacTAATTTACCGGAATAATAAGTCAATTTCATTATTCTTTTTCATTTaagtattaaaaatgaaaagtatAGTTGTAAGTAATTATGATTTAACTTTGTGTTAATCACACATATTTACGTTTTAGATATTATTAGTAGGCTTAGGCTTATGGTGGacattttttcttaaattatgAGTGAACAAAAGTATTCTAAACATTTCATTCTATGGGGAATTTTTAAATGTAGTTTTTTTAGTAATGTGCTTTTGTATTATGGTGATTTAAATTAAATAGATAAAGACTCATTATTAGTTTAGGCTAGTAAagaaatatatatgtgtgtgtgtgtgtgtggcctGTGGGTTCTTTTAAATATGACATAATTTATAGATGTGAAATATTTAATTACGAAAAATGGTTATGGGGATAGTCCTATCAGCGAAGTGTAGCCTTTTGCCTTTGCTGCAAATGATAAATTAACTCTCTTCCTCCACTTCATCATGATCATGCATGTAGGGATGCACTGGAAGCCTATTTGGGAGAAATGAAAGAACTGGCGATAAAAATTCTTGACCAAATGGCAAGGGCTCTGAAAATGGAGGGCAGCGACATGAGAGAGTTGTTTGAAGAAGGGATGCAGGCAATAAGAATAAACTACTACCCTCCATGCCCACAGCCTGACACGGTCATCGGCCTCAACCCCCACTCCGATGCCGTCGGCCTCACCATTCTTCTCCAGATCAACGAAATGGAAGGCCTCCAAGTCAAAAAGGATGGCATGTGGATTCCTGTTCATCCCCTCCCCAATGCTTTTGTCGTTAATGTCGGTGACATTTTGGAggtaattaatatatatttgtcTTTGCTCAACTTTAACATTATTTAGTTATTCATCtatcaaaaaaattaaataatcataataataattataataaactCGGACTATTCCTCttgagtttagttttttttttttttttttggtgtctttataGTTAAAAAACTAGCCATGTAGCTCAATGTCATGAGCCAAccattttcacacctttgtgaagggtCATGCGGCGCTAGTTAaaacactcttacttaactagttAGTCTATCGTTAACCAACATTCATCTACGAAATACTTTCATTagtattcattcaaatagcagcggaagtCATAAGCAATCATGAAAATAGTGGCAAGCAAACAATAAACATTGAAtatacgcaattcattaacacctctattgacaatgtgtgtttagcgagggaagcaagtaggctaaacaagTTGAAAATAGTTAGTGATTTTTACCAtaactgatgaacactcaccctcccttaaagagttttttatgtaattatcatcctgacactagaaaacatcaaagtgagtgaggagtcatactgccttatttgacatacaaagacaccactagtagaaaataaccctggACTAGTATATACATAATCGAACCCCACCCCAAGCACATGAGACAAGCCGTCACAGGCAAACATAATTCCCTAAACAAGTTTAGCTAGTGACACTCCCCCATATATGTGGTCGACTTTCTCGTAGACTTTGGCAGTAGGTATACTTCAagtttgtccacgaacggttgaataTTTTCCTAGAATTCCAATCGATTTCTTCATCACCATGgccctttccacttcactaggaattCCTTCCTCGAGGATTTGAATTCTCtctctgcaaggatctcttcaacttcatgtttATCAAGTGGCATTGTCTTCAACTCTActctgtttgactgacttctacTCAGATCATCGGTGTCAGCGTTAAATGAATTTAGGCAGGTGACACgaaacacatgatgcactttcataTAGTTAAAGTGTTGCAGCCTTCTCCCCTAATGtacccacttcttcatctacttAGAACCTTTCTTCAGATAGCCTtaggcaaactctgcattctgtctccattctctagtgaagatgtacgccttagGATTCCTTCATCTGTActgctcgcccactgtgtgaggtaacaacggttgctggcctgtaacaagttcaaaagggctctttttggttgttgagctcctttgggcattgccacaaaatggagccacatcaagtagttgcaccccaTTCTTCTAGTTATCATTGATAAAATGgtgcaagtactcttctagtagctctctgaatctcttttCCTGTCCGTTTGTCTATCAATGAtaactcaaagagatgtcaagatgcgacttgaatatcctgaaaaattatGTCAAGAAGTTTTCAGTTAACATTAACTCTTGgacacaaataataacttggggaacacgccaatatttcacaacagtcacaaggaacaattgtgtcgtcttcTTTTCcgaatagtactttggtgcggcaGTGAACGTACCATACCTCCTCCGCTCCCCCTtttcttgttggcaagtgagtcAAGTcctggtataatcaaccacatcatcctgtatatgtggccaataatacctctcCAGTAGTCCTCTCATTACAGTCATTCTCTGCGAATGCCCCTCAATGAACTTATTGTAatagttggcaaggccaagaaaggaacgcaactctttCACTGTCATGGGAATCTTCCATTTTTGAATCATCCTTaacttctccatacccctccagaTACAACCTtattcaaccacatgaccaaggaatttttTGCTCCACtaagcgaaagagcacttc
Coding sequences within:
- the LOC131145016 gene encoding protein SRG1-like codes for the protein MGKQTTTKTTLGTSLAVPCVQELAKEKPETVPARYLRPEQDPPFVSNAFPLPEIPVVDMHNLLSGDEEQTLDSELQKMHRACKEWGFFQVINHGVEWGLVEKVKAEIEEFFKLPMEEKKKYWQQAGEMEGFGQAFVVSEEQKLDWADIFYMITLPHHYRKPHLFPNLPLPFRDALEAYLGEMKELAIKILDQMARALKMEGSDMRELFEEGMQAIRINYYPPCPQPDTVIGLNPHSDAVGLTILLQINEMEGLQVKKDGMWIPVHPLPNAFVVNVGDILEIVTNGIYRSIEHRATVNSIKERLSMATFYNPNIEGDLGPAPSLLTRDTPPLFKRVGVTDYFNGLFSRELHGKSYLDVMRIQNKEGQNSKEHEV